A single window of Vigna unguiculata cultivar IT97K-499-35 chromosome 1, ASM411807v1, whole genome shotgun sequence DNA harbors:
- the LOC114189845 gene encoding uncharacterized protein LOC114189845 translates to MANISQTFSEGASINRPPLFSGDNYPFWKIRMKIFLESVDKGVWDAIVNGPFIPTKIEEGKAIPKDFLSWTPDENKRAHYDVRAKNIISSALTLDEFYRVSICQSAKEMWDVLEVTHEGTDEVKRARKNTLVQEYEMFRMKAEETIYDVQKRFTHIVNHLIALGKVFEKEELNIKILKSLNRAWQPKVTAISESRDLTTMSMATLFGKLREHELELGRLKEEEEGEKRQSIALKAAAKTDGRSKTKDKETAAEKEDEASDSEAPNLMVKRFSKFLKYKNKSNGKSAAGNRRFSSKKQESSSSAPTCYECGKSGHIKPECPILKIKKKLEEKNEATSKSKRVKKAYIAWEDNDSSTSSDSSESNEEETNLCLMADTKSSDSSVSDLDLESIDESYETRFYQLLDVYNELHEEARKLQYSNNRHKGENRWLENRLKQLETENEELKTELENIEKHKSGDCKKSVLNCENCSKQLERIKYLMSTLTRFTLGRNYLDAMLGSQRSVLNREGIGYAEHENQLGSQLESRKFINMSKPSSIVCFYCCKFGHTSNKCYFKKHGVPEGKYKWIAKNSNVLSNMKGPNFKVGT, encoded by the coding sequence ATGGCCAATATTTCACAGACTTTTTCTGAAGGGGCTTCAATAAACAGACCACCCTTATTTTCTGGAGATAACTATCCTTTCTGGAAAATCagaatgaaaatctttttagaaTCAGTTGATAAAGGTGTGTGGGATGCTATTGTTAATGGTCCATTCATACCTACAAAAATTGAGGAAGGAAAAGCTATACCTAAAGATTTTCTATCTTGGACTCCTGATGAAAATAAACGTGCTCATTATGATGTGAGAGCTAAGAATATAATCTCATCTGCACTAACATTGGATGAATTCTACAGGGTATCAATTTGTCAATCCGCAAAAGAAATGTGGGACGTGTTAGAGGTAACTCATGAAGGCACGGATGAAGTCAAGAGAGCTAGAAAGAACACATtagttcaagaatatgaaatgtttAGGATGAAGGCTGAGGAAACAATCTATGATGTGCAAAAAAGGTTCACTCATATTGTGAATCATCTCATAGCATTGGGAAAGGTCTTTGAAAAGGAAGAATTGAATATCAAGATTCTGAAAAGTCTGAATAGAGCATGGCAGCCTAAGGTTACTGCAATCTCTGAATCAAGAGATCTCACCACAATGAGTATGGCAACTCTCTTTGGAAAATTAAGAGAGCATGAATTGGAACTTGGACGTTtaaaagaggaagaggaaggagAGAAAAGGCAAAGCATTGCATTAAAAGCTGCTGCAAAAACTGACGGAAGAAGCAAAACCAAGGATAAAGAAACTGCTGCAGAAAAAGAGGATGAAGCTTCTGATTCTGAGGCACCAAATCTGATGGTAAAACgtttttcaaagtttttaaagtacaaaaataaatcaaatggaAAATCTGCTGCAGGAAATAGAAGATTCTCTTCCAAGAAGCAAGAGTCATCTTCCAGCGCTCCAACATGTTATGAGTGTGGTAAATCTGGTCATATCAAACCTGAGTGTCCAATTCTCAAGATCAAAAAGaagttggaagaaaaaaatgaggcCACAAGCAAGTCCAAGAGAGTGAAGAAAGCGTATATTGCTTGGGAGGATAATGACTCCAGCACCTCTAGTGATTCAAGTGAAAGcaatgaagaagaaacaaatctatgtttgatggctGATACAAAATCCTCTGACAGTAGTGTAAGTGATCTTGATCTTGAATCTATTGATGAAAGTTATGAAACTAGGTTCTATCAACTACTTGATGTATATAATGAGTTGCATGAAGAGGCTAGAAAGTTGCAATACTCTAATAACAGACATAAAGGTGAAAATAGGTGGCTTGAAAATAGATTAAAACAGCTTGAAACAGAAAATGAAGAATTGAAAACTGAgcttgaaaatattgaaaaacataaaagtgGTGATTGCAAAAAGAGTGTGCTTAATTGTGAAAATTGTTCCAAACAATTAGAGAGAATCAAATATCTAATGAGTACATTAACTAGATTCACTCTAGGAAGAAATTATCTAGATGCTATGCTAGGTTCCCAAAGAAGTGTACTGAATAGAGAAGGCATAGGATATGCAGAACACGAAAATCAACTAGGTAGTCAACTAGAATCAAGGAAATTCATTAACATGAGTAAACCATCTTCTATTGTATGCTTTTACTGTTGCAAATTTGGTCATACATCGAATAAATGTTACTTTAAAAAGCATGGTGTTCCTGAAGGTAAATATAAATGGATAGCCAAGAATTCAAATGTTTTgtctaacatgaaaggacccaactTCAAAGTGGGTACCTAG